The DNA region TCGTTATTCTCTGCAAACCGCAACGAACACGAGTCTTCTTTGATAAAAACTCCAAAAATTGAGAATGTTTTTATTCGTTTTATGAAACTAATGGCCAGAATTCTGGGACAAGCCGAGGCTGAAGCTAATGAGCTCTACAATAGAGTCAAACAACGTACTGATGATGTAGATCAGTTGACTGAATTAATCTCTCAAATTAATGCTTGCCCAGGCGACATCGACTGGAGTAATAACGAAACAGTCATTCCTCTTTTAAAAACAGCAGAGGCGCATGGCATAACAATAAATTCTCCTGCCAAATGGTCAGAAGAATCTAAAAAACTTTTCAAAGAGAATGTTCAGATTCGCAAAGAAAACTTAGAAAAAATCACACAACTAGAGCGAACAGATATGCAAAGACATTTGCAAGAAGTTTCCCAATGTCACCAAGCACGATCAAATGTTTTGAAGCTTATGAAAGAAGTAATGGACACATTTGTTTATAACTTACGCCCCTAATGTCTTATTTAACCTACTTATTAGAAAGAATTGCTCATCAAAGTCAGGAAGATTTTCCTTTTCCTGATGATCTAGAAAACTATCTTCGAGGTTTTTTCCCTGATAAGGGTGTTCCTTTAGACACCTATCAAAAGGTATTCAAAATCCCATCTGAGGATCTAGAAAAAGTTTATAAGGAGGGGTATAATCTGTATTTGGATAAAAAATACGAAGAAAGTATTTCAGTTTTTCGTTGGTTAGTTTTTTTTAATCCCTTCATATCTAAATTCTGGTTTTCATTGGGCGCTTCTTTACATATGAGCGGTGAGTACTCTCAAGCCCTTCATGCGTACGGTGTAACAGCTTTATTGCGTGACAAAGATCCTTACCCACATTACTATGCCTACATTTGCTACACTCTTATAGACGACAAAGAAGAAGCAGATAAAGCTCTAGAATCTGCTTGGGAACGCTCTAAACACCACCCTGCTTATGCGGAACTTAAGGAAGAAATATTGAATATTAAGAATTGTAGCGAGCACTAAATCTATGGGAGAAATTTAAATGTCGTCTTGGCTAGCACAAGCAACAGAGATAATGTTGACACAGTCTCCCTATATCTCTGATAACTGTACAGAGGTGTCGCAAAATTTTAATTATACTATCACCTATTCTCCCGAAACTCCTCCTCTTTCTTCTCTTCTTTCTCGATTCTTCAACAAACAAACCTCTTCGGTCAAGGATAACAGTAGTCAAACTATCAGCAAGTCTGTTACAGTAGCGACTCCTAAAGAGAAAATACTATATTTCGGCAGTTCGTTATCGTCTCAGTTGCCTAAAAATCAAGAATCTACCACGTCCTCTTCTCCTTGGCATTTGTTTACAACTACACATTCTAAGCAAGAGAAGTTAGCATTATTTAAAAGCTTGTTAGAATCTAAAGAAACATATCAGCCTTCTGAACAAAAGATGCCATTTTCTCATAAGGATTCTAATCCGTGTTCTAGTCAGCTACACGCACCAATTAAACAATCAAATAGTTCGACTTCTTGTCAGCTGCCTAAACAATTTAAGCCAGACGAATCCCGATACGATTTGCAGAAGGAAGCTATACAACGAGAAGAAAAAGCTCAAGATAACCACAAGAACTATAAACATAGCATTTTTCCAGAACAGAAAAGATTAAAAGATCACCATACAAAATCCAATTTTCAATCTTTCTTTCAAAAAGATTCTCGTCAAAATCAAAAAGACAAGGAAGCACAAACAAAAACTAACAAAGTTCAGCGAAAAAGAAAAAAACATGCCTCCTCCATTGTCCCCATAATTAGTCCACCTACTATTGGAATCTTCTCTCTCTGTTACTTGCTTACGAAACAAGGTATTCTTTCTGATTTTATATCTTATAGTGCGTTTCGAGATTCTTTAGAGAGCACAGAAAAGGAGATGAACGCTTTACACAATCAAAGAATCAAGAAAATTGAAAAAGCTATTGAGAAAGAAAGGAAAGCTGAAACCTGGGGAGCTCTAGCAAGATTAGTTTATTGGGTAGGTAGCTGGATAGGCTTTTGTTGCGTTACTATTGGGCTAGCTAGTGGCATTGGAGTGGTCCCATACTGTCTCTTGTTTACTGCTCTGATTTCGATTGTCCTGGAAATATTGCAGATGTTTTCTGATTCAGGGAAAATAGACAAACTACTTCCGGGTGATAAAGAAACCCGGGCTAAAATACTACGTTGTATCAAACTTGCTTTGTTTATCCTTGTTGTTATACTCTCGGCAGTCTCTATTGTTCTTAGTAAACCTGCTCTTAACACCGCCTTTCAGTCAGCGATATCCAATATTAATACTCAAATGACTTTAGGAGTAAATATTATAAAGTGCGCAGAATACTTAGAGAGATCTAAGAATTTAGATCTTAAAGGGATTCTAGAAAGGATTAATGCAAAAATAGGTAATATAGCAATGGAACGAGATGCTTTAACATTACGTATGGAGGATCTCTTGGATCAGCTATCTTCCGATTTTGAACAACTATCTGAAGTATTACATTTACAAAGAGACATCGAGCGTACATTCGTAGAAGGTATTAGATAAGGACTTATGACACTATCTTGCACAATAACAAGCAATTCCTCCTTGCCAGAAGAAGAGATACATACTGGCACTACAAGTTCTAATTCAGAGGGAGCATCTGAAGAAGTATTTGCTGAAATATCTTTGCCAAGTAGTTGTCAGGTTGCTTTATTAAAGCCGATGACAGAGTGCTGCCAGACAGCTCTTTTACGATTTAGCGAGAAATTTTCTGAAAATGAATCTAAAAACAAACCAAATCCAAAGGAGCTATTGCAAGCAAAACAAGGAATACTTGCTAGAAACTCATCTTTACCTAAGACTTGTCCAAAAGCTCCGATGTTGTCTTCTTCTTCTCAAGAAGGGAAGACGACGTTATATACGCAACCTGGTTCTTCCTCTCCCTCTTACCTACCAAATGGTAGTAAGATAAGAAGTTTGTCTTTACCATTTTCTACCTCATCTTTAAAAAATTCTAAAGACGGACAGAAGTTAACAACAATAATTATCCAACTACCTACAGTTAAAGAGAGTAAAGATAACCTCCTGTTGCTATCATGGTTCACTACACAACTTCATATACCTACTTATCGTAGTAAGGTACTCAATTTACGTAACTCTCTATCTAATCGTGAGCAAACAACAAAACAGTCTTCTCATGCACAAAAATCTTCTACGAATAAATCCTGGACTTCGACATCTACTCCGATGTCGTTGTTCTCTAATCATCAAACAAATACTCATCTAAATAATAAAAATAAATCTGGTGATCGTGACGAAGGTTATGGTGGAGGTACAGATCATGAAGAATCTGAAAATTCATCCGATAACCCTCAGGAAGAAAATGAGGAAATAGAAAGCCTTTCTGCTAACACTACTTCTTCTCTATCTACTCAATATCAAGACACTGTAGCTCCTAAAGAATTTAAAGAGTTTCTTCTATCAGAGTCGCAATTGAGTGTTGCTATAGGCAAACGCATTGCAAATATTGATATTCTTAGAATGTGTGCAGAAATTATGAAAATCATGCTTAAAAGTCGCAAAAATGCGTATTTTGAGCGTTTAGAAATGCGCCGAATATTTATAGAGGAGTCCCTACTAATTGCAGATAGTTATATCCGTCAGGCTAAAATGTGTCAGGTTACTGGGGTAGCTATGGCGGTCTGCAGTATAGTAGGTTCGCTTGGCAAAGTATTTGGAGAAATATTTGGAGAAGGTCTTTTAAGTTCTTTGCAACGTGGTTTGGGGTTATTCAAAAACGCTAGTCCTAAAACATTTTTTGATTCGTTTTCGAATCTCTTCTCTTCTTTGTCACAAATTTGTGAGCAAATTTATCGAGTATACGAACTGAAAGAATCTGCCTACCGCTCAGTTCATGAAGCAATGAAAGAGAATGCCAGAATGATGCATGACGAAATGATCCGATCCATAGAAGAAATTAAAGATGAGTGGAAGAATATGGAGCATTTGTTAATGCAAATCATTCAAAATGATTACGACACTATACGCCACTTATACCAATAAGAATTAGATATTCTTTCGTATATTTTTGTACGCCGTAGTTTGTCCCCAAGGGAAAAACACCTTGCAGCTTTGCTCAGTATAAAATGTCTCCTTTCCATAAGATAAAGAATCCAGTGGAAAAGATATACTGATGACTACCGCGCCTAGAGGTAAATTATTTAAATTTCTAATTACATTACCTAATATTCTTAAAGAATAAGAAGAACCATAAAAATAAATATATGAAACTTCGGTTAAGTCTATAGAGTCAAAAGATCCCTGCATACATAATGCTGGATTTTTTGAAAACTTTTGTAGTTGTGCTGCCTTGTTTATAAATGCTTCTTGATTATCTATCCCTACTGCTGTAGCACCAATAACATGACCAAACCAAAAACAAACCTTCCCTAGTCCACACCCGAGATCATAAATCGTCTCTTTGGAAGTTATTCCAAATTCTCTACAAATTTTATTTAAGGCTGACCAAGGTGTCTCTCCATACACATTACCGTGAATCAAAAGAGAAGAATATGCGGAACGCTT from Chlamydia ibidis 10-1398/6 includes:
- a CDS encoding SycD/LcrH family type III secretion system chaperone, whose translation is MSYLTYLLERIAHQSQEDFPFPDDLENYLRGFFPDKGVPLDTYQKVFKIPSEDLEKVYKEGYNLYLDKKYEESISVFRWLVFFNPFISKFWFSLGASLHMSGEYSQALHAYGVTALLRDKDPYPHYYAYICYTLIDDKEEADKALESAWERSKHHPAYAELKEEILNIKNCSEH
- a CDS encoding class I SAM-dependent methyltransferase, encoding MRHNPYDLLKRSAYSSLLIHGNVYGETPWSALNKICREFGITSKETIYDLGCGLGKVCFWFGHVIGATAVGIDNQEAFINKAAQLQKFSKNPALCMQGSFDSIDLTEVSYIYFYGSSYSLRILGNVIRNLNNLPLGAVVISISFPLDSLSYGKETFYTEQSCKVFFPWGQTTAYKNIRKNI